From one Bacillus sp. FJAT-42376 genomic stretch:
- a CDS encoding cytochrome c biogenesis protein CcdA, translated as MADINAMLSFGAGFLSFVSPCCLPVYPAFLSYITGMSVQDLKSEQAMYQKQSLLHTFFFLLGFSIIFIALGFGTSLIGNFFISYQDLIRQIGAILIVFVGFVTMGILQPEFLMKERKVQFKQRPAGYAGSILIGLGFAAGWSPCIGPILTAVMGLAGSHPDSGMLYMISYVLGFSVPFFVLAFFIGKIQRITRYTRSFMKTGGVIMVGMGMLLFFDGLTVIIRYFTELTGFSGF; from the coding sequence ATGGCAGATATCAATGCAATGCTTTCGTTCGGAGCGGGATTTCTTTCATTTGTATCTCCTTGCTGTCTTCCGGTATATCCGGCCTTTTTATCATACATAACCGGAATGTCGGTTCAGGATTTGAAATCGGAACAAGCGATGTATCAGAAGCAGAGTTTGCTGCATACATTCTTCTTCCTGCTGGGATTTTCCATCATTTTTATAGCGCTTGGTTTTGGCACATCTCTGATTGGGAACTTTTTTATTTCCTATCAGGATCTGATCAGGCAAATAGGCGCCATTCTCATCGTTTTTGTTGGATTCGTTACAATGGGAATTCTGCAGCCTGAATTTCTGATGAAAGAACGGAAAGTTCAGTTTAAGCAGCGCCCGGCCGGCTACGCAGGATCGATCTTGATCGGTCTTGGTTTCGCAGCTGGATGGTCCCCGTGTATCGGACCGATTTTGACTGCTGTTATGGGACTGGCTGGCAGCCATCCCGATTCAGGAATGCTCTATATGATCAGCTATGTGCTCGGTTTTTCTGTTCCCTTTTTTGTCCTGGCCTTTTTTATCGGAAAAATACAGCGGATTACACGCTATACCCGAAGTTTTATGAAAACTGGTGGAGTCATCATGGTGGGGATGGGCATGCTGCTGTTTTTTGACGGTTTGACCGTTATTATCCGTTATTTTACTGAATTGACAGGATTTTCGGGATTTTAG
- the tkt gene encoding transketolase codes for MTLSTIDSLSIATIRTLSIDAIEKANSGHPGMPMGSAPMAYKLWTDYMKQNPENPNWFNRDRFVLSAGHGSMLLYSMLHLAGYDVTMEDLKSFRQWNSKTPGHPEFGHTPGVDATTGPLGQGIAMAVGMAMAERHLAHTYNKDSFNVVDHHTFAICGDGDLMEGISSEASSYAGHLKLGRLIVLYDSNDISLDGDLDRSFSENVQQRFEAMNWQVIRVEDGNDTEEIGRAIEAAKKNEDQPTLIEVKTTIGFGSPNRAGTSGVHGAPLGAEETKLTKDAYKWTFEQDFHVPDEVYEHFEKTIKDSGKKAEQEWNALFEEYTKAYPELAAELTSAIQGELPEGWDKDVPVYEAGKGLASRASSGEVLNAIAKNVPYLFGGSADLAGSNKTTIKNVEDFTAENYSGRNIWFGVREFAMGAALNGMALHGGLRVFGGTFFVFSDYLRPAIRLASLMNLPVTFVFTHDSIAVGEDGPTHEPIEQLASLRAMPNLDIIRPADGNETAAAWKLAVTSTSNPTALVLSRQDLPTLEHSAKLADTGVERGAYVVSPSQKEEADAILLATGSEVGLAVASQKALLDEGIDASVVSMPSWKRFEEQTEDYKRSVLPKNVKKRLAIEVASPLGWERYTGDEGEILAINRFGASAPGETIMKEFGFTPENVVARVKALLNK; via the coding sequence ATGACATTATCTACTATTGATTCTTTGTCCATTGCTACGATACGGACATTGTCTATTGATGCAATTGAAAAAGCGAATTCCGGACACCCGGGTATGCCTATGGGCTCGGCTCCGATGGCGTACAAATTATGGACAGATTATATGAAACAAAATCCTGAAAATCCAAACTGGTTCAACCGGGACCGCTTTGTTCTATCTGCTGGACATGGCTCAATGCTTTTATACAGCATGCTGCATCTTGCGGGATACGATGTGACAATGGAAGATCTAAAGTCTTTCCGTCAATGGAACAGTAAAACTCCTGGACATCCCGAGTTTGGACATACACCTGGTGTAGATGCAACAACCGGACCGCTCGGACAGGGGATTGCAATGGCAGTCGGAATGGCTATGGCAGAACGTCATCTTGCCCATACATATAATAAAGATTCATTTAATGTCGTGGATCACCATACGTTCGCTATTTGCGGAGACGGTGATTTGATGGAAGGAATCTCATCTGAGGCATCTTCTTATGCTGGACATTTAAAGCTTGGCCGTCTAATCGTCCTTTATGATTCAAATGACATTTCACTTGATGGCGATCTGGACCGTTCATTCAGCGAAAACGTGCAGCAGCGGTTTGAAGCAATGAACTGGCAGGTTATCCGTGTAGAAGACGGGAATGATACAGAAGAAATCGGCCGTGCCATTGAAGCGGCAAAGAAAAACGAAGATCAGCCGACATTGATTGAGGTGAAGACTACAATCGGCTTCGGTTCACCAAACCGCGCCGGCACATCCGGAGTTCATGGCGCACCGCTCGGAGCAGAGGAAACGAAGCTCACTAAAGACGCTTACAAATGGACATTTGAACAGGATTTCCATGTTCCGGATGAAGTGTATGAACACTTTGAGAAGACCATTAAAGATTCGGGTAAAAAAGCAGAACAAGAGTGGAATGCATTGTTCGAGGAATATACAAAAGCGTATCCTGAGCTTGCAGCTGAACTGACAAGTGCTATCCAGGGTGAGCTTCCAGAAGGCTGGGACAAGGACGTTCCTGTTTATGAAGCCGGCAAAGGCCTTGCATCCAGAGCCTCCTCGGGAGAAGTGCTGAATGCGATTGCTAAAAATGTTCCTTACTTGTTCGGCGGATCTGCCGACCTTGCAGGTTCAAACAAAACGACCATTAAAAATGTGGAAGATTTTACAGCTGAAAATTACAGCGGCCGCAACATTTGGTTCGGGGTCAGAGAATTCGCAATGGGAGCCGCTTTAAACGGAATGGCTCTTCACGGCGGCTTAAGAGTATTCGGAGGAACGTTCTTTGTATTCTCTGATTACCTTCGTCCGGCTATCCGTCTTGCCTCACTAATGAACCTGCCAGTAACGTTTGTGTTTACACATGACAGTATTGCGGTCGGTGAAGACGGACCAACGCATGAACCGATTGAGCAGCTTGCCTCACTGCGTGCGATGCCAAACCTTGACATCATTCGCCCGGCAGATGGGAATGAAACAGCAGCAGCATGGAAGTTAGCCGTCACTTCCACATCCAATCCGACAGCGCTTGTTCTATCCAGACAAGATCTTCCGACGTTGGAACACTCAGCCAAATTGGCGGATACGGGTGTTGAAAGAGGAGCATACGTCGTATCTCCTTCCCAAAAAGAAGAAGCAGATGCGATCTTGCTTGCTACAGGTTCTGAAGTCGGCCTTGCAGTTGCTTCTCAAAAAGCGCTTCTTGACGAGGGAATTGATGCTTCCGTTGTAAGTATGCCTTCATGGAAACGGTTTGAAGAGCAAACAGAAGATTACAAGCGCTCCGTCCTTCCGAAAAATGTCAAGAAACGTCTGGCGATTGAAGTTGCTTCCCCGCTTGGTTGGGAACGCTATACAGGCGATGAAGGAGAGATTCTTGCCATTAACCGTTTCGGTGCCTCTGCACCAGGTGAAACGATTATGAAAGAGTTCGGATTCACCCCTGAAAATGTCGTGGCCCGTGTGAAGGCATTATTAAACAAATAA
- a CDS encoding response regulator translates to MARILIVDDAKFMRVTLSNILEGANHTIAGEAENGIEAVRLYKELLPDLVTLDITMPEKNGIEALKEILEEFPAAKIMMCSAMGQQKMVVEAIEAGAKDFIVKPFDSSRVLEAAERVLG, encoded by the coding sequence ATGGCGAGGATTTTAATCGTTGATGATGCCAAATTTATGAGGGTCACATTGTCCAATATATTAGAAGGTGCCAACCATACGATTGCAGGAGAAGCCGAAAACGGAATAGAAGCCGTTCGATTGTATAAAGAACTGCTTCCTGATCTTGTAACTCTGGATATTACAATGCCGGAAAAAAATGGCATTGAAGCTTTAAAAGAAATTTTGGAAGAGTTTCCTGCAGCAAAAATTATGATGTGTTCTGCGATGGGCCAGCAAAAAATGGTGGTGGAAGCCATTGAAGCCGGGGCGAAAGACTTTATTGTCAAACCATTTGACTCTAGCAGAGTACTTGAAGCTGCTGAGCGCGTACTCGGATAA
- a CDS encoding YneF family protein: MALWLGITLIIVALLGGVALGFFIARRYMMSYLKKNPPINEQMLRMMMMQMGMKPSQKKINQMMKAMNSQQIK, translated from the coding sequence ATGGCTTTATGGCTAGGCATAACACTGATTATAGTTGCTCTTTTGGGCGGCGTTGCGCTGGGCTTCTTTATTGCTCGCAGATATATGATGAGCTATTTGAAAAAGAACCCGCCAATCAATGAGCAAATGCTCCGTATGATGATGATGCAAATGGGAATGAAACCATCCCAGAAAAAAATCAATCAAATGATGAAAGCAATGAACAGCCAGCAGATTAAATAA
- a CDS encoding LysM peptidoglycan-binding domain-containing protein yields MSKSTFALIASFFILVAGIVFAAAGAGTDKALDKYAKIEIREGDTLWDIAEALEDKHGLSQMEFVEWVDKENHLSSIVIKPGDRIVIPIKKDQLYDLDSRIIASEE; encoded by the coding sequence ATGTCAAAGAGCACATTTGCACTCATAGCATCATTTTTTATTCTTGTAGCAGGAATTGTTTTTGCGGCAGCCGGGGCAGGTACAGACAAAGCACTGGACAAATATGCTAAAATAGAAATCCGTGAAGGAGATACTTTGTGGGATATCGCTGAGGCTCTCGAAGATAAGCATGGCCTGTCGCAGATGGAATTCGTTGAATGGGTCGACAAAGAAAATCATTTATCCTCCATTGTCATTAAACCGGGGGACCGGATTGTCATTCCGATAAAAAAAGATCAGCTATACGATCTTGATTCCCGTATTATAGCATCAGAAGAGTAG
- a CDS encoding small acid-soluble spore protein P, with protein MTNKNTGKDMRKNAPKGDQPGQPEPLSGSKKVKNRNHSRQKHNSGHDM; from the coding sequence TTGACAAACAAAAATACAGGCAAAGACATGCGAAAAAACGCACCAAAAGGAGATCAGCCCGGACAGCCGGAACCGCTCAGCGGATCAAAGAAAGTTAAGAACAGAAATCATTCCCGCCAAAAGCACAACAGCGGCCACGATATGTAA
- a CDS encoding aspartyl-phosphate phosphatase Spo0E family protein produces MTKKDLLKEIERKRQELNEIVYKNGMTSAVTIQSSQELDKMLYEYQQIILPGNSQRYACQ; encoded by the coding sequence GTGACTAAGAAGGATCTGCTTAAAGAAATTGAGAGGAAACGCCAGGAATTAAACGAAATTGTGTACAAAAACGGAATGACCTCTGCCGTAACCATCCAATCCAGCCAGGAACTCGATAAAATGCTTTATGAATATCAGCAGATTATCCTGCCTGGAAATTCTCAGCGGTATGCTTGCCAATAA
- a CDS encoding DUF896 domain-containing protein has protein sequence MLSNDKIARINFLSKKSKSEGLTGEEQKEQKKLREEYLRTFRSSMKNTLKSVTVVDPEGNDVTPQKLKDEKNKRLH, from the coding sequence ATGCTTTCAAACGATAAAATAGCTAGAATTAATTTTCTTTCCAAAAAGTCTAAATCAGAAGGATTGACTGGCGAGGAGCAGAAAGAACAGAAAAAACTCAGGGAAGAATATTTGCGGACGTTCAGAAGCTCAATGAAAAACACATTAAAAAGTGTAACAGTCGTTGATCCTGAAGGAAATGACGTAACACCCCAGAAATTAAAAGATGAAAAAAATAAAAGATTACACTAA
- the cysI gene encoding assimilatory sulfite reductase (NADPH) hemoprotein subunit has translation MTNTKLTAPGGTPSDVERIKEESNYLRGTLAESMLEPISSGISDDDNRLMKFHGSYLQDDRDLRNERQKQKLEPAYQFMLRVRLPGGVATPDQWLVMDELARTNGNGTLKLTTRMTFQMHGVLKWNMKKTIQEIHASLMDTIAACGDVNRNVMCNPNPEQSGIHAEVYEWSKKLSEHLLPRTRAYHELWLDEEKVAGTAEAEEAEPMYGPLYLPRKFKIGIAVPPSNDIDVFSQDLGLIAIVEEEKLTGFNVLIGGGMGMSHGDQQTYPQLGKPIGFCTPDKILDLAEKVITIQRDYGNRSERKNARFKYTVDRLGLETVKEELENRLGWSLDEARPYSFDHNGDRYGWVKGLKGKWHYTLFVEGGRVADFEQVKLLTGLREIAKVHTGDFRLTANQNVIIANVSQQKKKQIDALISEYGLTDGKHFSALRRSSMACVALPTCGLAMAEAERYLPVLINKIEEIVDENGLKNEEITIRMTGCPNGCARHALGEIGFIGKAPGKYNMYLGAAFDGSRLSKMYRENIGEEEILRELRELLPRYAKERQAGEHFGDFVIRTGVIAATTDGTNFHH, from the coding sequence ATGACCAACACAAAACTGACTGCACCCGGCGGTACCCCGAGTGATGTGGAACGCATAAAGGAAGAAAGCAATTATTTACGGGGAACACTGGCAGAATCAATGCTTGAACCGATCAGCTCCGGTATTTCCGATGATGATAACCGGCTGATGAAATTCCATGGAAGCTATCTGCAGGATGATCGTGATCTCCGGAATGAGCGTCAAAAGCAAAAACTTGAGCCAGCCTATCAATTTATGCTCCGTGTCCGCCTTCCCGGGGGCGTGGCTACTCCAGACCAGTGGCTTGTAATGGATGAGCTTGCCCGGACAAACGGGAACGGAACCTTGAAACTTACAACGAGAATGACTTTTCAGATGCATGGGGTCTTAAAATGGAACATGAAAAAAACCATCCAGGAAATCCATGCTTCCCTCATGGATACAATTGCCGCTTGCGGAGATGTAAACAGGAACGTCATGTGCAATCCGAACCCTGAACAATCGGGCATTCATGCAGAAGTATATGAATGGTCAAAAAAATTGAGTGAACACTTGCTCCCTCGCACCCGGGCCTATCATGAACTTTGGCTTGATGAAGAGAAGGTAGCGGGAACAGCGGAAGCGGAAGAGGCGGAACCGATGTACGGACCACTTTATTTGCCGCGGAAGTTTAAAATCGGAATCGCTGTGCCCCCTTCAAATGATATCGATGTCTTTTCGCAGGATCTCGGGCTGATCGCCATTGTTGAAGAGGAAAAGCTTACCGGCTTTAACGTCCTGATTGGCGGCGGAATGGGAATGTCCCATGGGGACCAGCAGACCTATCCGCAGCTCGGAAAGCCAATTGGTTTTTGTACGCCGGATAAAATTCTTGATCTTGCTGAAAAAGTCATAACCATTCAGCGTGATTACGGGAACCGCTCAGAACGTAAAAATGCCCGTTTCAAATACACCGTAGACCGTCTTGGTCTTGAAACAGTCAAGGAAGAATTAGAAAACCGCCTTGGCTGGAGCCTCGATGAAGCAAGGCCATATAGCTTTGATCATAATGGAGACCGCTACGGTTGGGTGAAAGGTTTAAAAGGGAAATGGCACTATACCCTGTTTGTCGAAGGCGGACGTGTAGCTGATTTTGAACAGGTGAAGCTTTTAACGGGACTGCGGGAAATAGCGAAAGTGCATACAGGCGACTTCAGGCTGACCGCCAATCAGAACGTGATCATTGCAAACGTGTCCCAGCAGAAGAAAAAACAGATTGACGCTTTAATCAGTGAATACGGCCTTACAGACGGAAAACACTTTTCGGCCCTGCGCAGAAGTTCAATGGCCTGTGTTGCACTCCCGACGTGCGGCCTTGCAATGGCAGAAGCTGAGCGCTATCTACCGGTTTTGATTAATAAAATTGAAGAAATCGTGGATGAGAATGGTTTGAAAAACGAAGAAATTACAATTCGCATGACAGGGTGTCCGAACGGCTGTGCCCGCCATGCATTAGGAGAAATCGGATTTATCGGCAAAGCTCCCGGAAAATACAACATGTACCTCGGAGCAGCTTTTGACGGCAGCAGGCTCAGTAAAATGTACAGAGAAAACATCGGAGAAGAGGAAATTCTCCGCGAGCTGCGGGAGCTTTTGCCCCGCTATGCGAAAGAGAGACAGGCGGGAGAGCATTTTGGTGATTTTGTCATTCGCACCGGAGTGATTGCTGCAACAACAGATGGAACGAATTTTCACCATTAA
- a CDS encoding Hsp20/alpha crystallin family protein: MNDPKQSGSSDFEGLDQWLAQFLDDPFAGGSSHSFRTDVYETSSQYIIEADLSDLFPACIKVIKGDQCLTIQTYCRKKMEKEALVFLPFCLSKREMSASYADGILEVFIRKNEDLEHLHGNHRITLKPKQR, translated from the coding sequence ATGAATGATCCTAAGCAGTCGGGCTCTTCCGATTTTGAAGGGCTTGATCAGTGGCTCGCTCAGTTTTTAGATGATCCTTTTGCAGGCGGAAGTTCCCATTCGTTCCGCACTGATGTATATGAAACAAGCAGCCAGTACATTATCGAGGCAGATTTGTCAGATCTATTTCCGGCATGCATTAAAGTCATTAAAGGGGATCAGTGTCTGACAATCCAGACCTATTGCCGCAAAAAAATGGAAAAAGAGGCTTTGGTCTTTCTGCCGTTTTGTTTATCCAAAAGGGAAATGTCCGCTTCCTACGCAGATGGAATTCTGGAAGTTTTTATACGCAAGAATGAAGATCTCGAACATTTACACGGTAATCACCGCATAACCCTTAAGCCAAAGCAGAGATAA
- the sirA gene encoding sporulation inhibitor of replication protein SirA: MRHYYVYLIEEEFASHYFGKEAKIFDLIRHYQWTSVYDGSYNVLERQVQYISRDIPSRQIHELLTGYLSLRKGYRQVGHLHRIVLSGEIGQATLMIKERYIEIDAQGSFEAETIFFEILRKLDPCFLAMDFQSQRFGWLNPISERKFV, from the coding sequence TTGAGACATTATTATGTTTACTTAATTGAAGAGGAATTTGCCAGCCATTATTTCGGAAAAGAAGCAAAAATCTTTGACTTGATCCGCCATTATCAATGGACAAGCGTTTATGATGGTTCTTATAATGTTCTTGAACGTCAGGTCCAGTATATTTCGAGAGATATTCCTTCCAGGCAAATCCATGAGCTGCTTACAGGGTACTTATCCTTACGAAAAGGATACAGGCAGGTAGGTCACTTACACAGGATTGTATTAAGCGGTGAAATAGGACAGGCCACTTTAATGATAAAAGAACGCTATATCGAAATAGATGCGCAGGGAAGCTTTGAAGCGGAGACCATCTTTTTTGAAATTCTGCGGAAATTAGACCCGTGTTTTCTCGCAATGGACTTTCAATCCCAAAGATTTGGGTGGCTAAATCCAATTTCAGAAAGAAAATTTGTCTAA
- a CDS encoding DUF2621 domain-containing protein gives MLDGWFQWFIVFWVFFLISMLSIGGYFMFRKFLKRLPKEDGKSILDWQDHYLQKSRHLWNQQQKDLLEELISPVPELFRDVAREKIAGKIGELALDEQASSITQDHVIRGYILATPKRDHKFLIKRLKEKQIDYNMYKAMF, from the coding sequence ATGCTTGACGGCTGGTTTCAATGGTTTATTGTATTTTGGGTTTTTTTCCTTATTTCCATGCTTTCAATCGGCGGTTACTTTATGTTCAGAAAGTTTTTAAAGCGTCTGCCTAAAGAGGATGGAAAATCAATATTAGACTGGCAGGATCACTATTTACAGAAATCCAGGCATCTTTGGAATCAGCAGCAAAAGGATCTTCTTGAAGAACTGATTTCTCCCGTTCCTGAGCTTTTCAGGGATGTGGCAAGGGAAAAAATCGCAGGAAAAATCGGGGAACTTGCTCTGGATGAACAAGCATCATCCATCACTCAGGATCACGTCATAAGAGGATATATTCTCGCCACTCCGAAGAGAGATCATAAATTTTTGATTAAGCGCCTGAAAGAAAAGCAGATTGATTACAACATGTATAAAGCGATGTTTTAA
- the lexA gene encoding transcriptional repressor LexA, giving the protein MSKLSKRQQDILEFIKQEVKSKGYPPSVREIGLAVGLASSSTVHGHLARLENKGLIRRDPTKPRAIEILNEDQGAGIPKTGVINVPIIGKVTAGVPITAVENIEEYFPLPERIASPDEHVFMLEIVGNSMIEAGILDGDLVAVRQQQSANNGDIVVAMTEDDEATVKRFFKEKDYIRLQPENSSMEPILLRNVSILGKVIGVYRTVH; this is encoded by the coding sequence ATGAGCAAATTATCGAAAAGGCAACAGGACATTCTTGAATTCATTAAACAGGAAGTAAAAAGCAAAGGCTACCCTCCTTCCGTCCGGGAAATCGGCCTTGCCGTAGGCCTCGCTTCAAGCTCTACCGTGCATGGGCATCTTGCAAGACTTGAAAACAAAGGTTTAATAAGAAGAGACCCGACAAAGCCTAGGGCGATTGAAATTCTTAACGAAGACCAGGGAGCCGGCATTCCAAAAACGGGTGTGATCAACGTTCCAATCATCGGGAAGGTAACAGCCGGTGTTCCGATTACCGCCGTAGAAAATATTGAAGAATATTTTCCTCTTCCGGAACGGATCGCTTCTCCTGATGAGCATGTCTTTATGCTTGAAATTGTCGGAAACAGTATGATAGAAGCAGGTATTCTGGATGGTGACCTCGTTGCCGTGAGACAGCAGCAGTCTGCCAACAATGGAGATATTGTCGTAGCGATGACGGAAGATGATGAAGCGACTGTAAAACGCTTCTTTAAGGAAAAGGATTATATCCGTCTTCAGCCTGAAAATTCTTCAATGGAACCTATTTTGTTAAGAAATGTATCCATTTTGGGAAAAGTGATTGGTGTTTACCGCACGGTTCATTAA
- a CDS encoding recombinase family protein, whose translation MKAAIYCRVSTSKEEQETSLHRQKEELTALAASHGMELVRTITEQASGYEIEREGILDLLDLIKNKEADAILIQDETRLGRGSARMAVLHCIYKEGAKVFSIAQQGELQLSEADTMVLEIVSIVEEYQRKIHNMKIRRGMKRAIEKGYDPRNNLTDIHSGGRKDKIEVPIEEIVRLRRNKLTFAEIAATLRGFGYSVSKATVHRRYQDYQEEQEAAEQTR comes from the coding sequence TTGAAAGCAGCAATCTATTGCAGAGTGAGTACATCTAAAGAAGAACAGGAAACATCGCTGCACAGGCAAAAAGAGGAGCTGACTGCACTTGCCGCATCGCATGGCATGGAGCTTGTCCGGACCATAACCGAACAGGCAAGCGGATACGAAATTGAGAGGGAAGGCATCCTTGATCTTCTCGACCTAATAAAAAATAAAGAAGCAGATGCGATTCTCATCCAAGATGAAACGAGACTTGGAAGAGGAAGTGCCAGAATGGCGGTTCTGCACTGTATATATAAAGAAGGGGCAAAAGTATTTTCCATTGCCCAGCAAGGAGAGCTTCAATTATCAGAAGCAGATACGATGGTGCTCGAAATCGTCAGCATCGTGGAGGAGTACCAGCGGAAAATACATAATATGAAGATCCGGCGGGGGATGAAGCGGGCTATCGAGAAAGGATACGATCCTCGGAATAATCTTACTGACATACATTCCGGTGGAAGAAAGGACAAAATAGAGGTTCCAATAGAGGAAATCGTACGCCTTAGGAGGAATAAACTGACTTTCGCTGAAATTGCCGCTACATTAAGAGGATTCGGATATTCGGTTTCAAAAGCGACCGTGCATAGAAGGTATCAGGATTATCAGGAAGAACAAGAGGCAGCCGAACAGACCAGGTAA
- a CDS encoding cytochrome c biogenesis protein CcdC: protein MDLIVISTIVAVVMGTIVLVVRMRASKKPASAKKIILPPIFMSTGALMFVFPFFHVTVAEFWEAILAGMFFSIFLIKTSKFEIRDNEIYLKRSKAFAFILIALLALRVGLKSFLSLSIDVGALSGMFWLLAFGMIVPWRIAMYVSYKKIQNQINPPNTQAT from the coding sequence ATGGATTTAATAGTCATTTCTACCATAGTAGCTGTTGTGATGGGGACGATCGTTTTAGTTGTGAGAATGAGAGCCTCCAAAAAACCTGCTTCTGCAAAGAAAATTATCCTGCCGCCCATTTTTATGAGTACAGGTGCTCTCATGTTTGTTTTTCCTTTTTTCCATGTAACCGTAGCTGAATTTTGGGAAGCCATTCTTGCCGGCATGTTTTTTTCCATCTTTCTCATTAAAACAAGCAAATTTGAGATTCGTGACAATGAAATCTATTTGAAACGGTCCAAGGCGTTCGCTTTTATTTTAATTGCCCTGCTTGCGCTTCGTGTCGGCCTTAAATCTTTTTTAAGTCTATCCATCGACGTAGGTGCTCTGAGCGGCATGTTCTGGCTTCTTGCTTTCGGAATGATTGTTCCATGGAGAATTGCCATGTACGTCTCATATAAAAAGATTCAAAACCAGATCAATCCTCCGAATACACAGGCCACATAA